One window from the genome of Metabacillus flavus encodes:
- a CDS encoding cation:dicarboxylate symporter family transporter — protein sequence MKKISLAWQILIGLGLGIAVGAIFYGNPTVVSYLQPVGDIFLRLIKMIVIPIVISSIIVGVASVGDTKKLGKLGGKTIIYFEIITTIAIVIGLLSANIFQPGAGVDKDGLEKTDISSYVDTAEGVESHGIADTFVHIVPSNIFQSFVEGDMLAIIFFSVMFGLGVAAIGERGKPVLAFFQGTADTMFYVTNQVMKFAPFGVFALIGITVSKFGLDSLIPLGKLMILVYATMIFFVVVVLGLTAKIVGVNIFHIIKLLKDELILGFSTSSSETVLPRIMEKMERFGCPKAITSFVIPTGYSFNLDGSTLYQALAAIFIAQMYGIDLSIAEQLTLMLVLMVTSKGIAGVPGVSFVVLLATLGTVGIPVEGLAFIAGIDRLLDMGRTVVNIVGNSLAAVVISKWEGEFKPVPLEEARKTA from the coding sequence GTGAAGAAAATCAGTTTAGCATGGCAAATATTGATAGGTCTTGGGCTTGGTATCGCGGTAGGGGCTATTTTTTATGGTAACCCGACTGTCGTTAGCTACCTCCAGCCCGTTGGAGATATCTTTTTACGATTAATTAAGATGATTGTTATTCCAATCGTCATTTCCAGTATTATTGTCGGAGTTGCGAGTGTGGGTGATACCAAAAAGCTCGGAAAACTTGGTGGCAAAACCATTATTTACTTTGAAATCATTACAACAATCGCGATTGTCATCGGTTTGCTTTCGGCTAATATTTTTCAGCCGGGTGCAGGAGTTGATAAGGATGGATTGGAAAAAACCGATATTTCAAGCTATGTGGATACGGCTGAAGGTGTAGAAAGCCACGGGATTGCCGATACATTCGTTCATATTGTACCTTCAAACATCTTCCAATCATTTGTAGAAGGGGACATGCTCGCCATTATCTTCTTCTCTGTTATGTTCGGTTTAGGAGTAGCAGCAATTGGTGAACGCGGAAAGCCGGTGCTCGCTTTCTTCCAGGGAACAGCAGACACCATGTTTTATGTAACAAATCAAGTCATGAAGTTCGCACCATTTGGTGTATTTGCTCTAATTGGAATTACTGTTTCAAAGTTCGGACTTGATTCTTTAATACCTCTTGGCAAGCTGATGATTTTAGTATATGCTACCATGATTTTCTTCGTTGTTGTCGTACTTGGGCTTACTGCGAAAATCGTTGGAGTAAACATTTTTCATATTATTAAGCTTCTGAAGGATGAATTGATCCTCGGATTCTCTACATCCAGTTCAGAAACGGTGCTTCCAAGGATTATGGAGAAAATGGAACGGTTTGGCTGTCCGAAAGCCATCACTTCCTTTGTTATCCCGACCGGGTATTCCTTTAATCTGGATGGATCAACACTTTATCAGGCTCTTGCTGCCATTTTCATTGCCCAAATGTACGGCATTGATTTGTCGATTGCAGAGCAGCTGACTCTTATGCTTGTGCTTATGGTTACATCTAAAGGGATTGCGGGTGTGCCTGGGGTTTCTTTCGTTGTTCTGCTTGCAACATTGGGAACTGTCGGAATCCCGGTTGAAGGTCTTGCTTTCATAGCAGGAATCGACCGTCTGCTTGATATGGGCCGTACGGTAGTAAATATCGTAGGAAACTCTTTAGCAGCCGTTGTTATCTCGAAATGGGAAGGCGAATTTAAGCCTGTACCTTTAGAGGAAGCAAGAAAAACAGCGTAA
- a CDS encoding D-alanyl-D-alanine carboxypeptidase family protein encodes MKQILHLMIAIFTLSIFVHPAKAEGKEERDKKLLLASDAALIMDAKTGQILYEKNGHTSMYPASITKIATAIYAIEHGDLDEEVTVSKNARNAEGTKVFLEEGERVSLERLIQGMLINSGNDAAVAIAEHLSGSVSEFSEDLNQYMQTEIGVTQTHFVNPNGLFDPQHQTTAADMAKITQYAKKNEEFSRIFGTKALKWEGKSWNTTIFTHHKMLKQQPYNGVTGGKNGFVSQAGYTLVTSAERNGLSLIAVTLKSRDDQGTYDDTKKLLDYGFTHFETENIAPTASLKNEQQEPLQLTHPLFYTKYDGEKVTTQISKSNQLIVKGEDGRNLAEAPLESAVPEGQGISPSIEHAHSGKNSFFHAHFLLAVVMASLLVIGVGGVLYYQTRRY; translated from the coding sequence ATGAAGCAGATTCTGCATCTAATGATTGCAATTTTTACCCTATCCATTTTTGTGCATCCTGCTAAAGCAGAAGGGAAAGAAGAAAGAGATAAGAAGCTTCTTCTTGCCAGTGATGCTGCATTAATCATGGATGCTAAGACGGGTCAAATCCTATATGAAAAGAACGGACATACGTCCATGTATCCAGCAAGCATTACAAAAATTGCTACAGCTATTTATGCAATTGAGCATGGAGACTTAGATGAAGAGGTCACCGTAAGCAAAAACGCTAGAAATGCAGAAGGAACAAAGGTTTTTCTTGAAGAGGGAGAACGGGTTTCTTTAGAGCGGCTCATTCAGGGTATGCTTATAAATTCAGGAAATGATGCAGCAGTAGCGATTGCGGAGCATTTAAGCGGCAGCGTCAGCGAATTTTCTGAAGATCTAAATCAATACATGCAGACGGAAATAGGTGTTACCCAAACGCATTTCGTTAATCCAAATGGACTCTTTGATCCGCAGCATCAAACAACAGCAGCGGATATGGCTAAAATAACACAATATGCAAAAAAGAATGAAGAATTCTCAAGGATTTTCGGTACAAAAGCCCTGAAATGGGAAGGGAAGTCATGGAATACGACTATTTTTACCCACCACAAAATGCTAAAGCAGCAGCCCTATAACGGTGTAACAGGTGGAAAGAACGGATTTGTTTCCCAAGCAGGCTATACGCTGGTTACTTCAGCAGAAAGAAATGGACTGAGCCTCATCGCAGTTACCCTCAAATCCCGGGACGATCAAGGGACCTATGATGATACCAAGAAGCTGCTTGATTATGGATTCACTCATTTTGAAACAGAAAATATAGCTCCTACGGCATCTCTGAAAAACGAACAGCAAGAACCGCTTCAATTAACACATCCATTGTTTTATACGAAGTATGATGGAGAAAAAGTAACAACTCAAATCAGCAAATCAAATCAGCTAATTGTAAAGGGAGAAGACGGCAGAAATCTGGCAGAAGCCCCTTTGGAATCAGCTGTTCCTGAAGGACAGGGAATAAGTCCATCCATCGAACACGCCCATTCTGGAAAAAATAGTTTTTTCCACGCCCATTTTTTATTGGCGGTTGTAATGGCTTCTCTGTTAGTTATTGGAGTTGGAGGAGTGCTTTATTATCAGACCAGAAGATATTGA
- a CDS encoding UDP-N-acetylmuramoyl-L-alanyl-D-glutamate--2,6-diaminopimelate ligase, whose translation MNLHQLLLTSSIWPESALRDWHGIEITGITSDSRNVKPGDLFIAISGFQQDGHQYIEAAIKAGAAAVAGEKVLQEALPVPYIQLEDGRKQMALLGIAFYGMPQKKHKMVGITGTNGKTTTAFMIKHILETAGLSCSLFGSIANYINGKWYRASNTTPDSLQLQELLYRSDDEYVVMEVSSHGISQHRVEGVEFDYALFTNLDQDHLDYHHTMEEYFAVKSKLFQQLSLSGKAFINTDSIWGGKLAENLRSEGKELYTFGENMGNDLRLSEWKTSKFPAAILNETENRGHFIQLAVPGLHNIYNAGLAFLTLKKMGIEERVISEALMKFPGVPGRNEVYKEDSQPTLMVDYAHTSEALYHCLKTAKECGAEKVYHVFGFRGGRDESKRGEMIKLSSDLSDGYVLTQDDLNGLPEHEILYELEKLQTAFGNEKGRIISDRTMAIQYMFMHASPGDWIVVTGKGAEPYQQAFELPAASDGETISYLQRTAAAQAKKAE comes from the coding sequence ATGAATTTACATCAGCTGCTTTTAACTTCCTCCATATGGCCTGAGTCTGCTTTAAGAGACTGGCACGGAATTGAAATAACCGGTATCACCTCAGATTCCAGAAATGTAAAACCCGGCGATTTGTTTATTGCCATCAGCGGATTTCAGCAAGATGGACATCAGTATATTGAAGCCGCGATCAAAGCAGGGGCTGCAGCTGTGGCTGGAGAAAAAGTATTGCAGGAAGCTCTTCCTGTTCCTTATATTCAGCTTGAGGACGGCAGAAAGCAAATGGCTCTGCTTGGGATTGCATTCTACGGAATGCCTCAAAAGAAACATAAAATGGTTGGAATCACAGGCACTAACGGGAAAACCACGACTGCTTTTATGATTAAACATATTCTTGAAACAGCCGGATTGAGCTGCTCTCTTTTCGGATCTATTGCCAATTACATAAATGGAAAATGGTACCGCGCCTCCAACACGACTCCTGACAGTCTTCAGCTTCAGGAACTGCTTTATAGAAGTGATGATGAATATGTGGTTATGGAAGTCTCTTCTCACGGTATTAGTCAGCACAGAGTTGAAGGTGTGGAATTTGATTACGCCTTGTTTACAAATCTGGATCAGGATCATCTGGATTACCATCATACAATGGAAGAATACTTTGCAGTGAAATCCAAGCTTTTTCAGCAGCTGTCCCTTTCCGGTAAAGCTTTCATTAACACGGACAGCATATGGGGGGGAAAGCTTGCGGAAAATCTAAGATCGGAAGGAAAAGAGCTATACACTTTCGGGGAAAACATGGGAAATGATTTACGCTTATCAGAATGGAAAACGAGTAAGTTTCCGGCTGCTATTTTGAATGAAACAGAAAACAGAGGACATTTTATTCAGCTCGCCGTACCAGGTCTTCATAATATTTATAATGCGGGACTAGCCTTTTTGACTCTTAAGAAAATGGGAATTGAGGAACGGGTGATATCAGAAGCGCTTATGAAATTTCCAGGTGTGCCCGGCAGAAATGAAGTGTACAAAGAAGACAGTCAGCCTACTCTTATGGTGGATTATGCCCACACCTCGGAGGCTCTTTATCATTGTCTGAAGACCGCTAAAGAGTGCGGGGCGGAAAAGGTGTATCATGTATTTGGGTTCAGAGGCGGAAGGGATGAATCGAAGCGCGGTGAGATGATTAAACTATCTTCAGATTTAAGCGATGGGTATGTTCTTACACAGGATGATTTAAATGGTCTACCAGAGCACGAAATTTTATATGAGCTAGAAAAATTGCAGACCGCATTCGGCAATGAAAAAGGCAGGATCATCTCAGACAGAACCATGGCTATTCAATATATGTTTATGCATGCTTCGCCGGGGGATTGGATTGTTGTAACCGGAAAAGGTGCAGAACCCTATCAGCAGGCATTTGAATTGCCGGCCGCTTCTGATGGGGAAACGATAAGCTATTTGCAAAGAACAGCTGCGGCGCAAGCGAAAAAAGCTGAATAA
- the fumC gene encoding class II fumarate hydratase, with protein METRIERDTMGQIEVPADKLWGAQTQRSKENFKIGTEKMPLEVIYAFAVLKRSAAIANEQLGKLSSEKSQAIVKACDEILDGKWDDQFPLVVWQTGSGTQSNMNVNEVVARRANELLEKEEIRIHPNDDVNMGQSSNDTFPTAMHIAALKAVKERLIPAAEQLRITLNEKSDKFRDLVKIGRTHLQDATPITLGQEISGWSYMLERSKGMIEEGASHLLNLAVGGTAVGTGINAHPEFGGRTAAEIAKYTGMPFVSSANKFHALTSHDEIVYAHGAIKGLAADAMKIANDVRFLASGPRCGIGELTIPENEPGSSIMPGKVNPTQSEALTMTAVQVMGNDAAIGFAASQGNFELNVYKPVILYNFLQSVRLLGDAINSFNVHCAKGIEPNYEVIEKYLNESLMLVTALNPHIGYENAAKIAKHAHKEGLTLKEAAVSLNLLTEEQFDQYVVPENMTQST; from the coding sequence ATGGAGACAAGAATTGAAAGGGATACAATGGGTCAAATTGAAGTACCTGCGGATAAACTATGGGGAGCGCAAACACAGCGGAGCAAAGAAAACTTTAAAATCGGCACGGAGAAAATGCCGCTTGAAGTAATCTATGCTTTTGCTGTCCTGAAACGCAGCGCAGCCATTGCCAATGAGCAGCTGGGCAAGCTTTCGAGTGAAAAATCACAAGCGATCGTAAAGGCGTGCGATGAAATTCTTGATGGGAAATGGGATGATCAATTTCCTCTTGTCGTGTGGCAAACCGGAAGCGGTACACAAAGCAATATGAATGTGAATGAGGTCGTAGCCCGGAGAGCAAACGAATTGCTTGAAAAGGAAGAAATCCGTATTCACCCGAATGATGATGTGAACATGGGCCAAAGCTCGAATGATACGTTTCCAACCGCTATGCATATTGCTGCATTGAAAGCGGTGAAAGAGCGTCTCATTCCAGCTGCAGAACAGCTTCGGATCACGCTGAACGAGAAGTCGGATAAATTCAGGGACCTCGTAAAAATCGGCCGAACCCATCTCCAGGATGCGACACCTATTACATTAGGACAGGAAATAAGCGGCTGGTCGTATATGCTGGAAAGATCGAAAGGGATGATTGAGGAAGGAGCATCACACCTTCTCAATCTTGCCGTTGGCGGAACGGCTGTCGGTACCGGAATCAATGCACATCCTGAATTCGGCGGCAGGACGGCTGCTGAAATTGCCAAATATACGGGGATGCCATTTGTATCATCCGCTAATAAATTTCACGCGTTAACATCACATGATGAAATCGTGTATGCACATGGTGCAATTAAAGGCCTTGCAGCAGATGCGATGAAAATTGCAAATGATGTCCGCTTTTTAGCAAGCGGTCCCAGATGCGGAATCGGGGAACTAACCATTCCGGAAAACGAGCCTGGAAGCTCGATTATGCCGGGGAAAGTCAATCCTACACAAAGTGAAGCACTGACGATGACAGCGGTACAGGTGATGGGGAATGATGCAGCCATCGGTTTTGCCGCAAGCCAGGGGAATTTCGAGTTGAATGTTTATAAGCCAGTAATTCTGTATAATTTCCTTCAGTCAGTCCGGCTGCTTGGGGATGCGATCAATTCATTCAATGTGCACTGTGCCAAAGGGATTGAGCCAAATTATGAAGTGATTGAAAAATACTTAAATGAATCACTCATGCTTGTAACCGCGTTAAATCCTCATATCGGATATGAGAATGCAGCGAAAATTGCCAAGCATGCCCATAAAGAAGGGTTGACTCTTAAAGAAGCGGCGGTAAGCTTAAATCTGCTGACGGAGGAACAATTCGATCAATATGTAGTTCCGGAAAATATGACACAATCTACATAA
- a CDS encoding GNAT family N-acetyltransferase — protein sequence MSKEGARIRLRELEERDAEKLFPIWSDPEVVRYLNMQAAATITEVRSMIYILRSLAGKKKAYRWAILDLNTEEILGTCGFNDWDEENARGEIGYELGRQYWGKGYMEEALILLFDHAFTVMGANRIEAKVVPENKPSIHLLEKLQFQHEGRLRKYERMNGQYEDVMLFSLLKEEFPFNF from the coding sequence ATGAGTAAAGAAGGAGCAAGAATCCGGCTTCGGGAGCTGGAAGAAAGGGATGCAGAGAAACTTTTCCCCATTTGGTCTGATCCTGAGGTTGTCCGCTATTTAAATATGCAGGCTGCTGCGACCATTACAGAAGTGAGGTCTATGATCTACATTCTCCGCTCTCTGGCTGGGAAGAAAAAAGCATACAGATGGGCGATTCTTGACCTGAATACAGAAGAAATTCTGGGGACCTGCGGATTTAATGACTGGGACGAGGAGAATGCACGGGGTGAGATCGGTTATGAGCTTGGCAGGCAGTATTGGGGAAAGGGCTATATGGAAGAGGCCCTTATCCTTCTTTTTGATCATGCCTTCACCGTTATGGGGGCAAACCGGATTGAAGCAAAGGTGGTTCCTGAAAACAAGCCGTCTATTCACCTCTTGGAAAAACTCCAATTTCAGCATGAAGGTCGGTTGCGTAAATATGAGCGTATGAATGGGCAGTATGAGGATGTCATGCTTTTTTCCTTGTTAAAAGAGGAATTTCCGTTCAATTTTTGA
- a CDS encoding YvzF family protein produces MAQIRIMGNKEELDAIIQSFEKNYTVTYTSKEYGRTNPKYKYSKDQRIYLDLKLKSQPLGE; encoded by the coding sequence GTGGCACAAATACGGATAATGGGTAATAAAGAAGAATTGGATGCAATCATACAGTCTTTTGAAAAAAATTATACGGTTACATATACATCAAAAGAATATGGAAGAACCAATCCTAAGTACAAGTATTCCAAAGATCAGCGCATCTATCTGGATCTTAAATTAAAGAGCCAGCCGTTAGGGGAGTAG
- a CDS encoding DUF3243 domain-containing protein — translation MAFEKDTAIHDEKIEGKMDQMSKEEMDSILDNFEHFKSYLHDKVSKGEKLGLSEDVLAKAAKTAAEYLANNVEPKNREEYLLKELWKSGNDEQRTHLSHILVKLAKNEA, via the coding sequence ATGGCTTTCGAAAAAGATACAGCGATTCACGATGAAAAGATAGAAGGTAAAATGGATCAGATGAGCAAGGAAGAAATGGACAGCATTTTGGATAACTTTGAGCATTTCAAATCTTACCTGCACGATAAAGTGAGTAAGGGTGAAAAACTTGGATTGAGTGAAGACGTTTTGGCGAAAGCTGCAAAAACAGCAGCGGAATATTTAGCAAATAATGTTGAACCAAAAAACCGCGAGGAGTATTTGCTGAAGGAACTGTGGAAATCAGGAAATGATGAACAGCGGACACATCTATCCCATATCCTTGTGAAATTAGCTAAAAACGAAGCATAA
- a CDS encoding SDR family NAD(P)-dependent oxidoreductase — MQNKVVIISGATSGIGMAAALTFAEKGASVYALGRNEECGRKLESKAENLEGTITFSKTDVGREESVKEFFERLGEEQDGFHVLFNNAGIGNTAIGPLSRIDEEDWEKLFNTNLKSQYFMLKHAEKYFSKNEPVSIINNAAIVGSEKFPPALPAYSASKAGVIAMTKSLASRFVKRNVRVNAISPGPVDTKLARGLYPNEESYEQAEKNHPRGKFGSPEEIAKAVFFLASPDSSYINGHNLIIDGGYSL; from the coding sequence ATGCAAAACAAAGTTGTTATTATTTCAGGAGCCACCTCAGGGATTGGAATGGCAGCAGCTCTCACATTTGCGGAAAAAGGCGCTAGCGTGTATGCACTTGGCAGGAATGAAGAATGCGGCAGGAAGCTTGAATCAAAAGCAGAAAACCTCGAAGGCACGATTACCTTTTCAAAGACAGATGTCGGTCGGGAAGAGAGCGTTAAGGAGTTTTTTGAAAGACTTGGGGAAGAACAGGACGGATTCCATGTTCTTTTCAACAATGCGGGAATAGGCAATACAGCAATCGGACCGCTTAGCAGAATTGATGAGGAAGATTGGGAGAAGCTTTTTAATACGAATTTAAAGTCCCAGTACTTTATGCTTAAGCATGCTGAGAAATACTTTTCAAAAAATGAGCCTGTCAGCATCATCAACAACGCGGCCATTGTCGGAAGCGAGAAATTTCCGCCTGCCCTCCCAGCATACAGTGCAAGTAAAGCAGGAGTTATTGCCATGACAAAATCGCTCGCCTCCCGCTTCGTGAAACGAAATGTCCGGGTAAACGCCATTTCGCCGGGTCCAGTTGATACTAAACTTGCCAGAGGTCTTTATCCAAATGAAGAATCCTATGAACAGGCAGAAAAAAATCATCCGCGAGGCAAATTCGGCAGTCCCGAAGAAATTGCAAAAGCTGTCTTCTTTCTGGCAAGTCCAGATTCCAGTTATATCAATGGGCATAACCTGATTATAGATGGGGGTTATTCTCTTTAA
- the brnQ gene encoding branched-chain amino acid transport system II carrier protein, giving the protein MMDKLSRKDQVLISVMLFSMFFGAGNLIFPTFLGYSAGTHTLLSLAGFVATAVGLPVMVVIAIAIHGTAENLNEKVHPYFALIFPIVIYLCIGPGLAIPRAATIAYEMGMKPFIQTGTAAQPMALGLYTLVFFGLVLWLSLSPSKLIDRLGKVLAPITLTIISVLFIRNLFTPQAPFGAPKKIYQDNSFFQGFLDGYLTMDALGAMAFGVLITNTVRARGMKTERQVSRSMITVGIGAGILLTVVYSILAYLGASSAGYGKAANGAGVLTLLTSNLFGDSGVIILGVLFTLACLSVSIGLVIACSQYFYKLLPSISYRMWTGIFTLASMLIANLGLDQILSISVPILSMIYPILVVLVTIGLMEKIFKNHQPVYYMAVLFTGIYSAAEFLNTSLLKGSLDSMISAVPLSAQGIGWLLPAFAGAAAGYAISSFRKNKVPAEQ; this is encoded by the coding sequence GTGTCATGCTATTTTCAATGTTTTTCGGAGCGGGAAATCTTATTTTCCCCACATTCCTGGGATATTCGGCTGGGACCCATACTTTATTATCACTGGCCGGGTTTGTCGCAACAGCTGTTGGACTTCCTGTTATGGTTGTCATAGCCATTGCGATCCATGGCACAGCAGAGAACTTAAATGAGAAGGTTCACCCTTATTTTGCTCTTATTTTTCCAATTGTTATTTATCTTTGTATCGGGCCTGGGCTTGCGATTCCGCGGGCGGCTACAATTGCTTATGAAATGGGAATGAAGCCGTTTATCCAAACAGGCACAGCAGCTCAGCCGATGGCGTTAGGGCTTTACACGCTTGTGTTTTTTGGATTGGTGCTTTGGCTGAGTCTTTCTCCTTCTAAACTTATAGATCGGCTTGGGAAAGTGTTAGCTCCTATAACCCTCACCATTATTTCTGTTTTATTTATCAGAAATCTCTTTACTCCCCAAGCACCGTTTGGAGCTCCGAAAAAAATTTATCAGGACAATTCTTTTTTTCAGGGGTTTCTTGACGGCTATTTAACGATGGATGCTCTTGGTGCAATGGCGTTTGGTGTTCTTATTACGAACACCGTACGTGCCAGAGGAATGAAAACAGAAAGGCAAGTTTCCCGCAGTATGATTACAGTCGGAATAGGCGCCGGAATTTTACTCACTGTCGTTTACAGCATTCTTGCTTACCTGGGCGCTTCATCAGCGGGCTATGGCAAAGCTGCGAATGGGGCGGGCGTACTGACTCTCTTAACGAGCAATCTATTTGGAGATTCAGGTGTAATCATACTGGGCGTATTATTTACCCTAGCGTGCCTAAGTGTATCAATCGGTCTTGTTATTGCCTGCAGCCAGTATTTTTATAAACTGCTTCCTTCGATCTCCTATCGAATGTGGACAGGCATTTTCACACTTGCCAGCATGCTGATTGCGAACCTTGGATTGGATCAGATATTAAGCATCTCCGTTCCAATTTTGAGCATGATTTATCCTATCCTTGTCGTACTGGTGACAATCGGATTAATGGAAAAAATATTTAAAAATCATCAGCCTGTCTATTATATGGCCGTATTATTCACAGGAATATACAGCGCTGCTGAATTTTTAAATACATCTCTATTAAAAGGAAGCCTGGACAGCATGATCTCTGCCGTTCCTCTTTCCGCACAGGGGATTGGCTGGCTGCTTCCGGCATTTGCCGGTGCTGCGGCAGGCTATGCAATAAGCAGCTTCAGAAAAAATAAAGTACCAGCAGAGCAGTAA